One region of Flavobacterium lipolyticum genomic DNA includes:
- a CDS encoding aminopeptidase — protein MEVAVNIELKTLNIKQDITYYNTSNDSLISIVLNDWNNAFSDKNTPLARRFSDEFYRGFHLAKTSERGSTTVLSLTDSDNSALEWERTEKNPDYIVVKLNKKLRPGEKIDLHLIYITKIPSDKFTRYGFDQNGGMNLKDWFLTPARFENHRFMKYDNFNLDDIANARTDYELEIKIPNQYAITTDLNQVSEDNTNSSFKTYQFSGKNRTDFSLFIEKQNDFKSYDNGSLEVLTNLKNKRLTEIQSAIIINKVVTFANSFIGKYPHQKITVSQVDYDRNPFYGLNQLPSFISPFSDEFVFEITFLKTYLNNYLKNSLRLDPRKDNWVYDGIQIYAMMKYIEENHLDQKMLGRLSDMKLFSGFNITSLTFNEQYSYYYMLMARKNLDQPLGDPKNTLIKFNEQIASKYRAGLSLSYLDDYLNHNIVPESVQEFYDLNKTEQTNRYDLEKILTKKSPKKIDWFFNTIIGSRDIIDYKFTHVSRTKDTVAFRIKNRTGIYAPIPIYGINKNEVVFKEWIEPKTADSTYIFERKNADKIVINYDNEVPEYNQRNNWRSIKSLVITNRPIKFNFAKDLEDPYYNQILYIPTLNYNYYDGLTPGMRLHNKTILDKPFTFDIEPAYSINAKTFSGSSSFSWNQYYRNSTLYNVRYSISQNYYHYAPDATYLRLNPMVQFRIREENFRDNRKQLIMFRQVIVNREASTYIKDNSTPNYSVFNARYVNTKMELVNHFNFMTDVQFSGKFGKVAAEIEYRRLFENNRKLNLRLYAGSFLYNRTNSDYFSFGLDRPSDYMFDYNFFGRSESTGIFSQQYIIAEGGFKSKMAPRYANQWMATLNASYAVWNWIEVYGDLGLMRSKHQSENFRYDSGIRLNLVPDYFELYFPVYSNNGWEISQNKYSEKIRFIVTFSPKTLLNLFTRKWL, from the coding sequence ATGGAAGTCGCCGTTAACATTGAACTCAAAACCCTGAACATCAAACAGGATATCACTTATTATAATACTTCAAATGATTCTTTGATTTCAATTGTTCTTAACGATTGGAACAATGCTTTCTCTGATAAAAACACACCATTAGCCAGACGATTTTCTGATGAATTTTACAGAGGTTTCCACTTGGCAAAAACTTCTGAAAGAGGAAGCACAACTGTTTTGAGTCTTACTGATTCCGACAATTCCGCACTTGAATGGGAAAGAACTGAAAAAAATCCCGATTATATTGTAGTAAAACTAAATAAAAAATTACGCCCGGGAGAAAAAATTGACTTGCACTTAATTTATATTACTAAAATTCCAAGTGACAAATTTACTCGTTATGGTTTTGATCAAAATGGGGGAATGAATTTGAAAGACTGGTTCTTAACTCCTGCCCGTTTTGAGAATCACCGTTTTATGAAATACGACAATTTCAATTTGGACGATATTGCCAATGCAAGAACAGATTATGAACTTGAAATAAAAATACCCAACCAGTATGCTATAACGACTGATTTGAATCAGGTTTCGGAAGACAACACTAACTCTTCCTTTAAAACGTACCAGTTTTCGGGAAAAAACAGAACTGATTTTAGCCTGTTTATCGAAAAACAAAATGACTTCAAAAGCTACGACAACGGATCACTTGAGGTACTTACAAATCTTAAAAACAAAAGACTAACCGAAATTCAGAGTGCGATTATCATCAATAAAGTAGTCACTTTTGCTAACTCTTTTATTGGAAAATATCCGCACCAAAAAATCACAGTTTCTCAGGTAGATTACGATCGAAATCCATTCTACGGACTCAACCAGCTGCCTTCGTTTATAAGTCCGTTTTCAGACGAATTTGTTTTTGAAATTACCTTCCTGAAAACTTATCTAAATAACTATCTTAAAAACAGTCTGCGTCTGGACCCTAGAAAAGACAACTGGGTTTATGACGGGATTCAGATTTATGCGATGATGAAGTACATCGAAGAAAATCATTTGGATCAAAAAATGTTGGGAAGACTTTCTGATATGAAACTCTTTTCTGGTTTTAACATCACAAGCCTTACTTTTAACGAGCAATACAGCTATTACTACATGCTAATGGCCCGTAAAAATCTGGATCAGCCGCTAGGAGATCCAAAAAATACCTTAATAAAATTTAACGAACAAATTGCGAGTAAGTATCGTGCAGGTTTAAGTCTTAGCTATTTAGATGATTATTTAAATCACAATATTGTTCCCGAAAGTGTGCAGGAATTCTACGATTTAAACAAAACGGAACAGACAAACCGATACGATTTAGAAAAAATACTAACCAAAAAAAGTCCAAAAAAGATTGACTGGTTCTTTAATACCATTATAGGTTCACGTGACATCATCGATTATAAGTTCACCCATGTTTCAAGAACGAAAGACACTGTAGCTTTCCGAATTAAAAACAGAACCGGTATCTATGCTCCGATTCCTATATATGGTATTAATAAAAATGAAGTTGTTTTTAAAGAATGGATTGAACCTAAAACAGCCGATTCAACCTATATTTTTGAAAGAAAAAATGCCGACAAAATTGTCATCAACTATGACAATGAGGTTCCGGAATACAACCAAAGAAACAATTGGAGGTCTATAAAAAGTTTGGTTATTACTAATCGTCCTATCAAATTTAATTTTGCCAAAGATCTCGAAGACCCTTATTACAATCAAATTTTATACATACCGACTCTTAATTATAACTATTACGACGGTCTGACTCCCGGTATGCGTCTTCACAACAAAACAATTTTAGACAAACCTTTTACGTTTGATATCGAGCCGGCTTATTCCATTAATGCGAAAACTTTTTCGGGTTCTTCCTCATTTTCCTGGAATCAATACTACCGAAACAGCACCTTATATAATGTACGCTATTCCATAAGCCAAAATTATTACCACTACGCTCCTGATGCCACCTATTTGAGACTGAATCCGATGGTACAGTTTAGAATACGTGAAGAAAATTTCAGAGATAACCGAAAACAACTGATCATGTTCAGACAGGTTATTGTAAATCGTGAAGCAAGCACTTACATCAAAGACAATTCCACTCCAAATTATTCTGTTTTTAATGCCCGTTACGTTAATACAAAAATGGAACTGGTAAATCATTTTAATTTTATGACGGATGTTCAGTTCTCAGGAAAATTTGGAAAAGTAGCTGCAGAAATTGAATACAGAAGACTTTTTGAAAACAATCGAAAACTAAATTTAAGATTGTACGCCGGAAGTTTTTTATACAATCGAACAAACTCTGATTACTTTAGTTTTGGTTTAGACCGACCGTCTGATTATATGTTTGATTACAATTTTTTCGGCAGATCAGAAAGTACCGGAATTTTCAGTCAGCAATATATAATAGCCGAAGGTGGTTTTAAATCTAAAATGGCACCAAGATATGCCAATCAGTGGATGGCTACCCTAAATGCGAGCTACGCTGTCTGGAACTGGATTGAGGTTTACGGAGATTTAGGTTTAATGAGAAGCAAGCATCAAAGCGAAAATTTCAGATATGATAGCGGCATCCGATTAAATTTAGTTCCGGATTATTTTGAATTGTACTTTCCGGTTTACTCTAATAACGGATGGGAGATTTCGCAAAATAAATACAGTGAAAAAATACGATTTATCGTCACATTTTCACCAAAAACATTACTTAATCTTTTTACTAGAAAATGGCTTTAA
- a CDS encoding TIGR00730 family Rossman fold protein yields MRLEDFDNDEDKVIQDRLKQKTWNEIRTNDSWAIFKIMAEFVNGYESMGRIGPCVSIFGSARTKPEDKYYLLAEKIAYKISKAGYGVITGGGPGIMEAGNKGAHLGGGTSVGLNIELPFEQHFNPYIDHDKNLNFDYFFVRKVMFVKYSQGFVVMPGGFGTLDEMFEAITLIQTKKIGKFPIILVGVEFWSGLIEWVKTVLVEKMHTVSPEDLNLFKIVDTEDEVVDVLDKFYKKYDLSPNF; encoded by the coding sequence ATGAGATTAGAAGATTTTGATAATGATGAGGATAAAGTAATTCAGGATCGTTTAAAACAAAAAACGTGGAATGAAATCAGAACGAATGACAGCTGGGCGATTTTTAAAATCATGGCTGAATTTGTAAACGGTTACGAAAGTATGGGGCGTATTGGTCCATGTGTATCGATTTTCGGTTCGGCAAGAACAAAACCAGAAGACAAATACTATTTATTAGCCGAAAAAATTGCTTATAAAATCAGTAAAGCAGGTTACGGAGTAATCACAGGAGGTGGTCCCGGAATCATGGAAGCTGGAAATAAAGGAGCTCACTTAGGAGGTGGGACTTCGGTTGGACTAAACATCGAATTGCCTTTTGAGCAACATTTCAATCCTTATATCGACCACGATAAAAACCTTAATTTCGATTATTTCTTTGTGAGAAAAGTAATGTTCGTAAAATATTCACAAGGTTTTGTGGTAATGCCGGGAGGTTTTGGAACTCTTGACGAAATGTTCGAAGCAATCACTTTGATTCAAACTAAAAAAATTGGAAAATTCCCTATTATATTAGTTGGAGTTGAATTCTGGTCAGGATTAATCGAATGGGTTAAAACTGTACTGGTAGAAAAAATGCACACGGTTAGCCCTGAAGATTTGAACTTATTTAAAATTGTAGACACTGAAGACGAAGTAGTTGACGTATTGGATAAATTCTACAAAAAGTACGATTTGAGTCCAAATTTCTAA